One Rhodothermus bifroesti DNA window includes the following coding sequences:
- a CDS encoding vWA domain-containing protein: MWLVLLGLAALAWAIWSYRQTPGLTRNQQRLLTTLRATTLLLLIALLTDPVWPLQKRQQTPPALAILFDNSASIPLAARDSTIAQTLQRQFPWTALKEAQTHLYYFGSTLKPANPEHLADSLDFQQPRTNITQALQEVFQRHPRLNAIILLTDGQYNEGPSPLHWATQQSIPIFTIAIGDTTRPRDVRIDRVETNTLTYIHTPLPITAYLQSNGFAGTTLTITLQANGRFVAQHQHTLTLPQEQASVSFEYTPETPGWHRIEVHVEALEGEFTSRNNSYSMLIRVLDRKRQILLLAAAPEPDLANLQRILGGNADLNITTRIQRDGQRFYGGPLPDTLERFDLLLFAGYPGRNADLRHITRLRQAIEQRPFLLLLSPQTDLSRLEAWADLLPAQPTQTVPGLTEITFKLRGEAQNHPIFTLPDVLLARQNQLPPLQTLRATWQPKPDTRLLAIGQTPEGQEQPLFLVQERSGRRAALWLGSGTWRWSNLPENLSPLHTLWEELLLNTIEWLTAPVEDRLVRVWPERETFGAGEPVRLLGEVYDERLLPVSDAELHVTVWDADSTRYPFRMEAVGNGRYRLETLTLPEGLYFYQAIATRTDRELGRDQGHFSIGLSTVEFQTPWADHNLLRQLARRTGGQMLTLQTLPTLAEQLHAAGLLQPTETIQLADWRPRTQWPFLAVLILLLTAEWVLRKRFGVV, encoded by the coding sequence TTGTGGCTGGTCCTATTAGGACTAGCAGCTTTGGCCTGGGCCATCTGGAGCTATCGCCAAACCCCAGGCCTTACCCGCAACCAACAGCGCTTGCTCACCACGCTGCGTGCTACTACCCTACTCTTACTTATTGCTTTGCTGACCGACCCAGTCTGGCCACTTCAAAAACGTCAACAAACACCCCCTGCACTGGCTATATTGTTTGACAACAGCGCTAGCATCCCCCTTGCTGCCCGCGATAGCACCATCGCTCAAACCCTTCAAAGACAGTTTCCCTGGACCGCTTTAAAAGAGGCCCAAACCCATCTTTATTACTTTGGCAGCACCCTTAAGCCAGCCAATCCAGAACACCTTGCCGATTCGCTCGATTTTCAGCAGCCCCGCACTAACATCACCCAAGCACTTCAAGAGGTATTTCAACGCCATCCCCGACTCAACGCCATCATCTTACTCACCGATGGCCAGTACAACGAAGGTCCCTCTCCACTCCATTGGGCTACACAACAAAGCATACCGATCTTCACCATAGCCATCGGCGATACCACCCGTCCCCGAGATGTACGCATCGATCGCGTCGAAACCAATACGCTAACCTATATACACACGCCCTTACCCATAACCGCCTATCTCCAAAGCAATGGGTTTGCAGGCACTACGCTTACCATAACGCTACAAGCCAACGGCCGCTTTGTCGCCCAGCACCAACACACACTGACGCTACCCCAAGAGCAGGCTTCGGTTTCTTTTGAGTATACACCAGAAACCCCAGGCTGGCATCGCATTGAAGTACACGTCGAGGCACTTGAAGGAGAGTTTACAAGTCGCAATAACAGCTATAGTATGCTCATCCGCGTCCTTGACCGAAAACGCCAAATCCTGCTTCTAGCTGCAGCCCCTGAACCTGATCTGGCCAATCTGCAGCGTATCCTTGGGGGCAATGCCGACCTGAACATCACAACCCGTATTCAACGCGATGGACAACGTTTCTACGGTGGCCCTCTCCCGGATACGCTAGAACGCTTTGACCTCCTCTTGTTCGCTGGCTACCCCGGACGCAACGCCGATCTCCGCCACATAACACGCTTGCGTCAGGCCATAGAGCAACGCCCCTTCTTGCTACTTCTAAGCCCCCAAACCGACCTGTCGCGCTTGGAAGCCTGGGCGGACCTGTTACCAGCACAACCTACCCAAACCGTACCTGGTCTTACGGAAATCACCTTTAAACTCCGCGGCGAAGCCCAAAACCATCCTATCTTTACACTCCCTGACGTACTGCTCGCACGCCAAAATCAGCTCCCCCCACTCCAAACCCTTCGGGCTACCTGGCAACCTAAACCCGATACCCGATTACTTGCCATTGGCCAAACCCCTGAAGGCCAGGAGCAACCGCTGTTTCTTGTCCAAGAACGCAGCGGCCGACGAGCTGCGCTGTGGCTGGGCAGCGGCACCTGGCGCTGGAGTAACCTGCCCGAAAACCTTTCTCCCCTCCATACCCTCTGGGAAGAGCTGCTCCTGAACACAATTGAGTGGCTTACAGCCCCCGTTGAAGACCGCCTGGTGCGCGTCTGGCCTGAACGGGAAACCTTCGGCGCAGGCGAACCCGTGCGCCTACTCGGAGAGGTCTACGACGAACGCTTGCTGCCTGTAAGTGATGCCGAGCTGCACGTAACCGTATGGGATGCCGATAGTACCCGTTATCCCTTCCGCATGGAGGCCGTCGGCAATGGCCGCTACCGCCTAGAAACCCTAACCCTACCCGAAGGCCTGTACTTTTATCAAGCTATTGCCACCCGAACAGACCGTGAGCTAGGCCGAGATCAAGGACATTTTTCCATAGGCCTATCCACAGTAGAGTTTCAAACGCCCTGGGCCGACCACAATTTGCTACGGCAACTCGCTCGCCGCACAGGCGGACAAATGCTTACGCTGCAAACACTACCCACGCTGGCCGAACAGTTGCACGCAGCAGGTCTGCTGCAACCCACCGAGACCATCCAACTGGCCGATTGGCGCCCCCGTACCCAATGGCCTTTTTTGGCTGTTTTAATCCTGCTCCTTACCGCAGAATGGGTTCTGCGTAAACGATTCGGAGTTGTTTAA